The following proteins are co-located in the Brevibacillus laterosporus DSM 25 genome:
- the rbsD gene encoding D-ribose pyranase, which produces MKKIGIMNSEISTIISKLGHTDRIVICDAGLPIPDGVQRIDVALKAGLPSFLDVLQVILAEMQVERIHYANEMIEVSPALYEKMKQELPHVEESIISHEEFKKRTNEAKAIIRTGECTPYANVILEAGVTF; this is translated from the coding sequence ATGAAGAAAATCGGGATCATGAATAGTGAAATTTCGACTATCATCAGTAAGCTGGGACATACAGACCGCATTGTCATTTGCGATGCGGGTCTGCCGATCCCAGATGGGGTACAGCGAATCGATGTGGCTCTCAAGGCGGGGCTACCAAGCTTTCTGGATGTGTTGCAAGTGATATTAGCAGAAATGCAGGTGGAGCGTATCCACTATGCGAACGAGATGATCGAGGTTAGCCCTGCTCTTTATGAAAAAATGAAACAGGAGCTTCCTCATGTAGAAGAGAGCATAATCAGTCATGAAGAATTTAAAAAACGGACGAATGAAGCGAAAGCGATCATACGTACCGGAGAGTGCACGCCATATGCCAATGTGATTTTAGAAGCTGGAGTTACTTTTTAA
- the rbsK gene encoding ribokinase, which yields MKPLRIAVIGSLNMDVVVEAPRQPKMGETISGDHVHFIPGGKGANQAVAAARLGAHTAMIGSLGRDAFGDSLVKAMKQEGIQVNTIKRVENAPTGIASILLAEGDNQIIVVAGANAHTSMADVDLHADTVKAADIVLLQLEIPIETVVYTAKLAKEAGKMVILNPAPAQKLPDELFGYIDVMTPNESELYLLTGMEQDQATDQATDQENTLPVAMKALHAKGVKHVVTTLGSTGSAYLINGETFGTIASHKVQVVDTTGAGDSYNAGLAYALASGQSIPEAVEFASVVSALAVTKLGAQQGMPTMKEVLAFQSKC from the coding sequence ATGAAACCACTACGAATAGCTGTCATTGGCAGTCTTAACATGGATGTTGTAGTAGAAGCCCCGCGTCAGCCAAAAATGGGGGAGACAATCAGCGGAGATCATGTACATTTTATCCCTGGGGGTAAGGGAGCGAATCAAGCGGTTGCTGCTGCGCGTCTAGGAGCCCACACTGCCATGATCGGTTCCTTGGGGAGAGATGCATTTGGAGATTCCTTGGTGAAAGCGATGAAGCAGGAAGGAATTCAGGTCAATACGATAAAACGTGTTGAAAATGCTCCTACTGGGATCGCATCTATTTTGTTAGCAGAAGGAGATAACCAAATTATTGTAGTAGCGGGTGCCAATGCTCATACCTCTATGGCAGATGTTGATCTGCATGCTGATACGGTGAAGGCGGCAGACATCGTGCTACTGCAATTGGAAATTCCCATCGAGACGGTTGTTTATACGGCAAAGCTCGCCAAAGAAGCCGGTAAAATGGTCATCTTAAATCCAGCTCCAGCGCAGAAGCTTCCAGATGAATTATTTGGTTACATCGATGTGATGACACCCAATGAATCAGAATTATATCTCTTGACGGGGATGGAACAAGACCAAGCAACAGACCAAGCGACAGACCAAGAAAATACACTGCCTGTTGCCATGAAAGCACTTCATGCAAAAGGAGTGAAGCACGTCGTTACCACACTTGGATCTACAGGTTCTGCCTACTTAATAAATGGTGAGACATTTGGGACGATCGCTAGTCATAAAGTTCAGGTCGTCGACACCACAGGAGCTGGAGATTCTTATAACGCAGGGCTCGCTTATGCGCTAGCCTCTGGACAAAGCATTCCAGAAGCTGTTGAGTTTGCGAGTGTTGTCTCAGCGCTTGCCGTAACTAAGTTAGGGGCACAACAGGGAATGCCGACAATGAAGGAAGTGCTAGCTTTTCAATCCAAGTGCTAG
- a CDS encoding LacI family DNA-binding transcriptional regulator has translation MATIRDVAKLAGVSVATVSRVLNKTGYVNVETGRKVEKAIQQLQYEPNSVARGLAGKRTSTIAFILPDITNPFFSEMARGVEDKARELGYTVILCNSDDQGQKEKTYIEVLKKKYIDGIIIASQTLRSEDIQKMQQDQIPLVVMDRAPENQHCSVIRCNNYVGAKEAVAHLVEQGCRKIGHIYGPQELITARERMLAYEESVQGFAWYSPSLMEPGYFQLNGGQEAVKELLRRHPDIDGIFVGNDLMAIGVLKGLNQLGRRVPEDVAVCGFDGIALASMTIPELTTVAQPIYEMGELAALTLTQQIESTKLVPSVFELEPIFIERSSTRREPLG, from the coding sequence ATGGCAACGATTCGCGATGTAGCAAAGCTGGCAGGTGTATCTGTGGCAACTGTTTCTCGTGTGCTTAACAAAACGGGTTATGTGAATGTAGAGACAGGTCGCAAGGTTGAAAAAGCAATTCAACAGCTTCAGTATGAACCTAACTCGGTGGCGCGAGGCTTGGCGGGTAAGCGAACAAGTACGATTGCTTTTATCTTGCCGGATATCACGAACCCATTTTTTTCAGAAATGGCGCGTGGTGTGGAGGACAAAGCTAGAGAATTAGGATATACGGTTATCTTATGTAACTCTGATGATCAGGGGCAAAAGGAAAAAACATATATTGAAGTTCTTAAGAAAAAATATATTGATGGCATCATTATCGCTTCTCAAACTTTAAGGAGTGAAGACATCCAAAAGATGCAACAGGATCAGATTCCCTTGGTGGTCATGGATCGTGCTCCAGAGAATCAACATTGCTCTGTCATTAGATGTAACAACTATGTGGGGGCAAAGGAAGCTGTGGCTCATTTAGTGGAGCAGGGCTGTCGCAAAATTGGACATATCTATGGTCCACAAGAATTAATTACTGCCAGAGAGAGAATGCTTGCCTATGAAGAAAGTGTTCAAGGATTCGCTTGGTATTCGCCAAGCTTAATGGAACCGGGATATTTTCAATTAAATGGGGGACAGGAAGCGGTTAAAGAATTACTGAGAAGGCATCCAGATATTGATGGCATTTTTGTAGGTAATGATTTAATGGCCATTGGGGTGCTAAAAGGATTAAATCAACTAGGCAGAAGGGTTCCAGAAGATGTAGCGGTATGCGGCTTTGATGGCATTGCCCTAGCCTCGATGACGATTCCAGAATTAACAACGGTAGCTCAACCGATCTACGAGATGGGGGAGCTAGCGGCACTTACACTAACCCAGCAAATAGAGAGTACAAAACTAGTACCGAGTGTGTTTGAACTAGAGCCCATCTTTATTGAGCGCAGTTCAACCAGAAGGGAGCCATTGGGATGA
- a CDS encoding DegV family protein — protein MKKQIAWVTDSTAYIPADLREKHDIYVVPLEIIFSDGTYRDGLDMTPEQMYEKIENTREVPKTSQPSLGKFVELYETLKQKYDCAIAVHVSSKLSGTLNASHSAAAMAEFPVEVVDSKTMSYPITHMILQGMEMAKTEASPEKIASSLRLIAEKAESYILLGSLDQFYRGGRMNGVQFFMGNLLQIKPILRIRDGIFEVYEKIRTENKAIVCMLAQLDQAMQKQKIKNVQILHGNVVEKAQALKKRIKEKYDDLEIIIGPISSTIGAHAGQGTVALSWINE, from the coding sequence GTGAAAAAACAAATTGCCTGGGTAACAGACAGTACGGCTTATATACCGGCTGACCTTCGGGAGAAGCACGATATTTATGTTGTGCCACTCGAAATTATTTTCTCCGACGGTACCTACCGCGATGGCCTCGATATGACGCCTGAGCAAATGTACGAAAAAATCGAGAATACTCGAGAAGTTCCGAAGACCTCTCAACCTTCGCTGGGCAAGTTTGTGGAGCTATATGAGACCCTAAAACAAAAATATGATTGTGCGATTGCTGTACATGTATCGAGTAAGTTAAGTGGAACACTCAATGCTAGCCATAGCGCTGCAGCGATGGCGGAGTTCCCCGTAGAAGTCGTAGATTCAAAAACGATGTCCTATCCGATTACACATATGATTTTACAAGGAATGGAAATGGCGAAAACGGAAGCTTCACCAGAGAAGATCGCTAGTTCGTTGCGTCTTATCGCTGAGAAAGCGGAAAGCTACATCCTCCTTGGAAGTCTTGATCAGTTTTATCGTGGGGGACGAATGAATGGAGTACAGTTCTTCATGGGCAATCTACTCCAGATCAAACCAATTCTACGTATCAGAGATGGTATTTTTGAAGTCTATGAAAAAATCCGAACCGAAAACAAAGCAATTGTGTGCATGCTAGCACAACTCGATCAAGCAATGCAGAAACAAAAGATTAAGAACGTACAGATTCTACATGGGAACGTAGTGGAAAAAGCTCAAGCTCTCAAAAAGCGAATCAAAGAGAAGTATGACGATTTAGAAATTATTATTGGACCTATTAGTTCAACGATTGGTGCACATGCTGGGCAAGGGACAGTAGCACTATCATGGATTAATGAATAG
- the hutI gene encoding imidazolonepropionase, with translation MSKIDLLVHNIKALVTMAGSAQARSGAEMKEIGLVQDGAVAIADGRIVAVGTEQDVRKQIQGSSISKEWDAEGKLVTPGLVEPHTHLVHGGSREHELSLKLNGASYLEILEQGGGILSTVRATRAATEQELFLKAKKSLDQMLQFGSTTVEAKSGYGLSVEEELKQLRVTSALQQAHPVDLVSTFMGAHAVPTEFKGRTDEYVALVINEMLPEVKRTGLAEFCDVFCEHGVFSVEQSRAIMQAARKLGFKLKLHADEIEPLGGAELAAELGCISAEHLLAASDEGLLAMKEAGVVAVCLPATSFNLRLSKHARARKMIELGVPVALSTDYNPGSSPTESLQLVMTLGCLNLGLTPEEVLTAMTINAAHAIGRAEQVGSLEVGKQADLVIYDADNLDYLPYHFGINHVKTVVKNGQIVVQDRKVAYE, from the coding sequence ATGTCGAAAATCGACTTGCTTGTTCATAATATCAAAGCGCTCGTCACTATGGCTGGCTCAGCTCAGGCACGATCTGGAGCTGAGATGAAAGAAATCGGACTGGTTCAAGACGGGGCAGTGGCCATAGCAGATGGACGTATTGTGGCTGTTGGAACAGAACAGGATGTTCGGAAACAAATTCAAGGGTCAAGCATTTCTAAAGAGTGGGATGCTGAAGGAAAGCTAGTTACACCTGGATTAGTCGAACCGCATACGCATCTAGTTCATGGAGGCTCTCGTGAGCATGAATTGTCTCTTAAATTAAACGGGGCCAGCTATCTGGAAATTTTGGAACAGGGTGGGGGTATTTTAAGTACGGTGCGTGCCACGCGTGCGGCTACGGAGCAGGAGCTTTTTCTGAAGGCAAAGAAGAGCTTAGATCAAATGCTACAATTTGGTTCAACTACAGTAGAAGCAAAAAGTGGCTATGGCCTTAGCGTAGAGGAAGAATTAAAACAGCTTCGGGTAACCAGTGCGTTACAGCAAGCGCATCCGGTCGACTTAGTCTCTACATTTATGGGAGCACATGCAGTCCCCACCGAATTTAAGGGACGAACAGATGAATATGTTGCTTTAGTTATAAACGAGATGTTGCCAGAGGTAAAACGTACTGGATTGGCGGAATTCTGTGACGTATTTTGTGAGCATGGGGTGTTCAGTGTAGAGCAATCCAGGGCTATTATGCAGGCAGCTCGTAAGCTTGGCTTTAAACTGAAGCTACATGCAGATGAAATTGAGCCGTTGGGGGGAGCAGAGTTAGCCGCCGAGCTAGGCTGCATTTCTGCTGAGCATTTGTTAGCGGCAAGTGATGAAGGCTTATTAGCGATGAAGGAAGCAGGTGTGGTGGCAGTTTGTTTGCCAGCGACCTCCTTTAATCTTCGACTGAGCAAGCATGCTCGCGCTAGAAAAATGATCGAGTTAGGTGTTCCTGTTGCCCTCTCCACTGATTATAATCCAGGCAGTTCACCTACAGAATCGTTACAGCTTGTGATGACGCTAGGCTGCCTAAATCTGGGGCTAACGCCAGAGGAGGTATTGACGGCTATGACGATCAATGCAGCCCATGCGATTGGACGTGCAGAGCAGGTTGGAAGCCTTGAAGTGGGTAAACAAGCGGATTTGGTCATCTATGATGCGGATAATCTTGATTATTTGCCTTATCATTTTGGCATCAATCATGTCAAAACCGTTGTGAAAAATGGTCAGATTGTGGTACAAGATAGAAAAGTGGCTTATGAGTAA
- the hutU gene encoding urocanate hydratase: MTTTNKRVVRAPRGNELIAKGWEQEAALRMLMNNLDPEVAERPEDLVVYGGIGKAARNWASFDKIVECLKELEADETLLIQSGKPVGIFRTHSQAPRVLLSNSMLVPAFANWETFRELDQKGLMMYGQMTAGSWIYIGTQGILQGTYETFAEAARQHNNGTLKGTITLTAGMGGMGGAQPLAVTMNEGVVIAVDIDATRIQRRIETRYCDVMVHDLDTAWQMATEAKNEGRALSIGLVGNAAEIFPEMVTRGLTPEFVTDQTSAHDPLNGYVPVGYGLEGAKSLRESDPDQYIQLAKRSMATHVQAMLDLQKAGSIVFDYGNNIRQVAFDEGVEDAFHFPGFVPAYIRPLFCEGKGPFRWAALSGDPKDIYKTDELVLKLFPENEHLRRWITMAQERVAFQGLPARICWLGYGERVKMGLAINEMVRSGEISAPIVIGRDHLDCGSVASPNRETEAMKDGSDAVADWAILNALVNTSAGASWVSVHHGGGVGMGYSLHAGMVVVADGSVEAEERLKRVLTTDPGMGVIRHADAGYDLAVETAKERGVRVPMLDI, encoded by the coding sequence ATGACAACAACGAATAAAAGAGTAGTGCGAGCTCCACGCGGTAATGAATTAATCGCGAAAGGCTGGGAACAGGAAGCGGCTTTACGCATGCTGATGAATAATTTGGACCCAGAGGTTGCAGAACGTCCGGAGGATTTGGTTGTGTATGGAGGTATCGGTAAAGCCGCACGTAACTGGGCTAGTTTTGACAAGATCGTTGAATGCTTAAAAGAATTGGAAGCAGACGAGACATTGTTAATTCAATCGGGTAAACCAGTAGGAATATTCCGTACACATTCCCAAGCTCCGCGTGTGTTGTTATCTAACTCTATGTTGGTTCCCGCTTTTGCAAATTGGGAGACATTCCGTGAATTAGACCAAAAAGGCTTAATGATGTACGGGCAAATGACAGCTGGTAGCTGGATTTATATTGGAACACAAGGAATTCTGCAAGGAACTTATGAGACTTTTGCAGAAGCTGCACGCCAGCACAATAATGGCACATTAAAAGGTACCATTACTCTAACAGCAGGCATGGGCGGTATGGGGGGAGCTCAACCATTAGCGGTTACGATGAATGAAGGTGTGGTCATCGCAGTTGATATTGACGCTACTCGCATCCAACGTCGGATTGAGACTCGCTACTGTGATGTAATGGTACATGATTTAGATACAGCATGGCAGATGGCAACAGAAGCGAAAAATGAAGGTAGAGCACTGTCCATTGGTTTGGTCGGTAATGCCGCAGAGATTTTTCCAGAGATGGTTACACGGGGGCTAACGCCTGAATTTGTCACCGACCAGACCTCTGCACATGATCCTTTGAATGGATATGTACCAGTCGGTTATGGATTAGAAGGTGCAAAATCATTAAGAGAGAGCGATCCAGATCAATATATCCAACTGGCGAAACGTTCAATGGCCACCCATGTACAGGCCATGCTTGATTTACAAAAGGCAGGTTCGATCGTTTTTGATTATGGTAATAACATTCGGCAGGTTGCTTTTGATGAAGGCGTTGAGGATGCTTTTCATTTCCCGGGTTTTGTACCAGCCTATATTCGCCCATTATTTTGTGAGGGCAAAGGGCCGTTTCGTTGGGCTGCTTTGTCAGGCGATCCAAAAGATATCTATAAAACAGATGAGCTTGTCCTAAAGCTATTCCCAGAGAACGAGCATCTCCGCCGCTGGATTACGATGGCTCAGGAAAGAGTAGCATTCCAAGGCTTGCCTGCCCGTATCTGCTGGTTGGGGTATGGAGAGCGTGTCAAAATGGGGCTTGCTATCAATGAAATGGTACGAAGCGGTGAAATTTCTGCACCTATCGTTATTGGACGGGATCATTTAGATTGCGGTTCGGTTGCTTCTCCAAATCGTGAGACAGAAGCAATGAAGGATGGTAGTGATGCGGTAGCTGACTGGGCTATTTTAAATGCGTTGGTAAATACCTCAGCGGGTGCAAGCTGGGTATCCGTACATCATGGTGGTGGTGTAGGGATGGGCTATTCCTTGCATGCTGGAATGGTAGTTGTTGCAGATGGCTCTGTGGAAGCAGAAGAGCGCCTGAAACGTGTACTTACAACAGATCCGGGCATGGGAGTTATCCGTCACGCTGATGCTGGTTATGATCTAGCAGTTGAAACAGCAAAAGAGCGTGGGGTTCGAGTACCAATGCTAGATATCTAA
- a CDS encoding AraC family transcriptional regulator, whose product MLTLQQAAAIQATFAHELITGTMVHEAEFTTRQQQLQLTICPKLAMVISLDRYPDLAASKPVGWCQEIGQQLLKVLHQALSVPFVWCWVSEGVMVILLELLDGNENKHQDFAGQKARQIASEIVQHADEKRISISIGIGGVYDNPLDMQHSYEEAQMALKDRFFQGNQLVLPKRTKQDRDSRSRRNSSILSKNRADVIASVRIGDERATLESLRTLLHDMTMVDQQDVESFQSEVVEIITAMSRTVLELGADASTILAENARFIQDLYKTIRYDTFLQKVERYSISLVQQGEQLGMKKYSPVIRNAVLYLKEHLGEKIGLKEVAQNCCLSVYHFSHLFQRETGYSFIEYVHHMKLQKAVIYLETTDLSIKEIAFELGFEDANYFSRLFKRHMNMSPREYRTAILC is encoded by the coding sequence ATGCTTACTTTACAACAAGCAGCAGCGATACAGGCAACATTTGCTCACGAACTGATAACAGGAACAATGGTACATGAGGCAGAGTTTACGACGCGACAGCAACAGCTACAATTAACAATTTGTCCTAAGCTTGCAATGGTGATATCACTGGATCGTTATCCTGATTTGGCAGCGAGTAAGCCTGTAGGATGGTGCCAGGAAATCGGACAGCAATTACTCAAGGTATTGCACCAGGCTTTATCTGTTCCTTTTGTGTGGTGCTGGGTCTCAGAAGGAGTTATGGTCATATTGCTTGAACTGCTAGATGGTAACGAGAACAAGCACCAGGATTTTGCTGGTCAGAAAGCTCGTCAGATCGCTTCTGAAATTGTTCAACATGCCGATGAAAAAAGGATATCGATCTCCATCGGAATTGGGGGCGTCTATGATAATCCGCTGGATATGCAGCATTCTTATGAAGAAGCACAAATGGCTTTAAAAGATCGTTTTTTTCAAGGAAATCAGCTAGTTTTGCCCAAAAGGACGAAACAAGATAGAGATAGCAGAAGCAGAAGAAATTCGTCCATACTTAGCAAAAATCGAGCAGATGTTATTGCTAGTGTGAGAATTGGAGATGAACGCGCTACGCTAGAATCCTTGCGCACGCTGCTACATGATATGACGATGGTGGACCAGCAGGATGTGGAGAGCTTTCAATCGGAAGTGGTTGAGATTATAACAGCTATGTCAAGGACGGTGCTAGAGCTGGGAGCAGATGCTTCCACTATTTTAGCAGAGAATGCACGATTCATTCAGGATCTCTATAAAACAATACGCTACGATACCTTCTTGCAAAAAGTGGAGCGGTATAGCATAAGTCTGGTTCAACAGGGGGAACAGCTAGGCATGAAAAAATATTCTCCTGTTATTCGAAACGCGGTTTTGTATTTGAAGGAGCATCTAGGAGAAAAGATAGGGTTGAAGGAAGTAGCACAAAATTGCTGTTTGAGTGTTTATCATTTTAGCCATCTTTTTCAGCGAGAAACAGGATACAGCTTTATTGAGTACGTTCATCATATGAAGCTACAAAAAGCTGTTATCTATTTAGAAACAACCGATTTATCTATTAAAGAAATTGCTTTTGAACTAGGATTTGAAGATGCTAATTATTTTAGTCGTCTATTCAAAAGACATATGAACATGAGTCCACGCGAATATCGTACAGCAATATTGTGCTAG
- the aspA gene encoding aspartate ammonia-lyase — protein MSISQETRQEKDFLGTKEVPLHAYYGIQTLRAVENFPITGYRIDGELIKALGYVKKAAALANMEVKQLSSKLGDPIVQASQELIDGKWQEQFIVDPIQGGAGTSINMNANEVIANRALEIMGAVKGDYFTLSPNTHVNKAQSTNDAIPTAVHIAVLRLINQLLGTMEALKDAFVDKAKQFDHIIKMGRTHLQDAVPIRMGQEFEAYSRVLDRDIKRIGQTRQHLYEVNMGATAVGTGLNADPIYIERVVKILAELTELPLVSAENLVDATQNTDAYTEVSAALKVCMINMSKIANDLRLLASGPRAGLGEISLPARQPGSSIMPGKVNPVMAEVVNQVAFQVIGNDHTICLASEAGQLELNVMGPVLVFNLIQSLTIMNNVFTVFQKNCLEGIEANIDRCRQYVENSVGIITALNPHLGYEPAARIAREATLTGRSVRELCLDYNVLTEEELDIILDPYEMTHPGIAGASLLDRE, from the coding sequence ATGAGTATCAGTCAAGAAACACGTCAGGAGAAAGATTTTCTTGGAACAAAAGAGGTACCATTGCATGCTTATTATGGCATTCAAACGTTGCGTGCTGTAGAGAATTTTCCGATCACAGGCTATCGTATTGATGGGGAGCTAATTAAAGCGCTAGGCTATGTAAAAAAAGCAGCAGCTTTAGCCAATATGGAAGTAAAGCAGCTTTCTTCCAAATTAGGTGATCCAATCGTACAAGCTTCTCAAGAATTGATTGATGGCAAATGGCAGGAGCAATTTATTGTCGATCCGATTCAGGGAGGCGCCGGTACCTCTATCAATATGAATGCTAACGAAGTGATTGCGAATCGAGCATTGGAAATCATGGGTGCGGTGAAAGGCGATTATTTTACCTTAAGCCCAAATACGCATGTAAACAAAGCACAATCCACAAACGATGCGATTCCAACAGCCGTACATATTGCGGTTTTGCGCTTAATTAATCAATTGCTAGGTACTATGGAAGCATTGAAAGATGCTTTTGTAGATAAAGCAAAGCAATTTGATCATATAATTAAAATGGGACGCACTCATTTGCAGGATGCTGTTCCAATTCGAATGGGCCAGGAATTTGAGGCATATAGCCGTGTATTGGATCGAGATATTAAACGAATTGGGCAGACTCGTCAGCACCTTTATGAAGTAAACATGGGGGCAACAGCAGTAGGTACGGGTCTAAATGCCGATCCAATCTATATTGAACGCGTTGTTAAAATTCTTGCAGAGCTGACTGAATTACCATTGGTTAGCGCAGAGAATTTGGTGGATGCTACGCAAAATACGGATGCTTATACAGAAGTATCTGCGGCTCTCAAGGTTTGTATGATCAATATGTCTAAAATTGCAAATGATCTGCGCTTACTTGCTTCTGGTCCACGTGCAGGATTAGGGGAAATTAGCTTACCTGCTCGTCAACCAGGGTCTTCTATTATGCCAGGAAAAGTAAACCCAGTAATGGCAGAGGTAGTCAATCAAGTGGCATTCCAAGTAATCGGGAATGATCATACGATCTGCTTAGCCTCTGAAGCAGGCCAATTAGAGTTAAATGTGATGGGGCCTGTGCTTGTATTTAATCTGATTCAGTCCTTGACTATTATGAATAATGTATTTACAGTGTTCCAGAAAAATTGTCTGGAAGGTATTGAAGCAAATATAGATCGTTGTCGCCAATACGTAGAAAATAGCGTGGGAATTATTACTGCACTTAATCCACATTTGGGTTATGAACCAGCAGCACGTATTGCAAGAGAGGCAACACTGACTGGCAGATCAGTACGCGAGCTGTGCTTGGACTATAATGTGTTGACGGAAGAGGAACTCGATATTATTTTAGACCCATATGAGATGACACATCCCGGAATTGCTGGCGCATCTCTTTTGGATCGCGAATAA
- the hemQ gene encoding hydrogen peroxide-dependent heme synthase yields MSANEALLTLEGWFTYHDFRKINWEKWKKASSEERQAALDELTSLMRVWNDAESETGGSTAVYSVLGHKADLCFIFLRPTMGELDELKTAINKTRFADYTETDYSYISVVELSNYVNNPGQDPKANPHVRERLYPILPKWDHFCFYPMNKKRGEKDNWYSMTMDERRELMQTHGLTGRKYAGKIKQIIGGSVGYDDWEWGVTLFAHDPIELKHIVYEMRFDEVSARYGEFGIFLVGNHVNEEALLKMFAL; encoded by the coding sequence ATGTCAGCCAATGAAGCATTGCTCACGTTGGAAGGATGGTTTACCTATCATGACTTCCGGAAGATCAACTGGGAAAAATGGAAAAAAGCATCTAGCGAAGAACGCCAAGCGGCCCTTGACGAACTAACTTCCCTAATGCGCGTATGGAATGATGCAGAATCCGAGACTGGTGGTAGCACGGCTGTGTATTCTGTACTTGGACATAAAGCTGATCTATGCTTTATCTTCCTACGCCCTACAATGGGTGAATTGGATGAATTAAAAACAGCGATCAATAAAACTCGCTTTGCAGATTATACAGAGACGGATTACTCTTATATTTCCGTGGTAGAGTTAAGCAACTATGTGAACAATCCTGGTCAAGATCCTAAAGCAAATCCGCATGTGCGTGAGCGTTTGTACCCAATCTTACCAAAATGGGATCACTTCTGCTTCTATCCAATGAACAAGAAACGTGGAGAAAAAGACAACTGGTATTCCATGACAATGGACGAGCGTCGTGAATTAATGCAAACTCACGGTTTGACTGGTCGTAAATATGCTGGTAAAATCAAGCAAATTATTGGTGGCTCTGTGGGGTATGACGATTGGGAATGGGGCGTTACTTTATTCGCTCATGACCCAATTGAATTGAAACACATTGTATATGAAATGAGATTCGATGAAGTAAGTGCGCGTTATGGTGAATTCGGTATCTTCTTGGTTGGTAACCATGTAAATGAAGAAGCCCTACTAAAAATGTTTGCGCTTTAA
- the coaA gene encoding type I pantothenate kinase encodes MANYADRRIYSPYMIFSREEWRGLRNETPLSICEEDLADLEGLNEKLSLQEISEIYLPLSRLLNLYVAESQELYKAADTFLGNRSEKVPFIIGIAGSVAVGKSTTARVLLSLLKRWPNHPKVELVTTDGFLYPNEILEERGLMKRKGFPESYDTTRLINFLADVKSGVKEVSCPLYSHLTYNILRDQEQIVSQPDILIVEGLNVLQVGRIIDNESMPQVFVSDFFDFSIYVDAREQDIREWYLNRFLLLRQTAFQKPASYFHRYAQLSDEEALDVANNIWREINAVNLHKNILPTRYRADLILTKGKQHAIEQVMLRKL; translated from the coding sequence GTGGCGAACTATGCCGACAGACGAATTTATTCCCCTTATATGATTTTTTCTAGGGAAGAGTGGAGAGGGCTACGAAATGAAACGCCCTTATCCATTTGTGAAGAGGATTTAGCTGATCTAGAAGGGCTTAATGAGAAACTATCACTACAAGAAATCAGTGAAATCTATCTGCCTCTCTCCAGGCTGTTAAATTTATATGTAGCAGAATCACAAGAGTTGTACAAAGCTGCCGATACTTTTCTGGGAAATCGTTCGGAAAAGGTACCATTTATCATTGGTATTGCTGGCAGTGTCGCTGTAGGGAAAAGCACGACAGCACGCGTACTATTATCCTTGTTGAAACGCTGGCCTAATCATCCGAAGGTGGAGTTGGTTACTACGGATGGCTTCCTTTACCCCAATGAGATATTGGAAGAACGTGGTCTGATGAAGCGTAAGGGCTTTCCGGAAAGCTATGATACAACAAGGCTGATCAATTTTTTAGCAGATGTAAAATCTGGCGTTAAAGAAGTGAGTTGTCCACTCTACTCTCACTTGACCTACAATATTTTGCGTGACCAAGAGCAAATCGTTTCTCAACCCGATATCTTGATCGTGGAAGGATTAAATGTCTTACAAGTAGGACGTATTATAGATAATGAAAGCATGCCACAGGTGTTTGTCTCTGACTTCTTTGACTTCTCAATCTATGTAGATGCCAGAGAACAAGACATTCGCGAGTGGTATTTAAATCGCTTTTTATTGTTAAGACAGACAGCTTTCCAGAAACCGGCTTCCTATTTCCATCGATATGCGCAGCTATCCGATGAAGAGGCGTTGGATGTAGCTAATAACATCTGGCGGGAAATCAATGCAGTTAATTTACATAAAAACATCTTGCCTACACGTTATCGAGCTGATTTGATTTTGACGAAGGGAAAACAACATGCCATTGAACAGGTTATGCTACGGAAGTTGTAA